One window from the genome of Elaeis guineensis isolate ETL-2024a chromosome 5, EG11, whole genome shotgun sequence encodes:
- the LOC105033964 gene encoding glucan endo-1,3-beta-glucosidase, giving the protein MASQSSFSMAAIALLLGVLAAFPTIAQSIGVCYGRLGNNLPQPSDVVALYKSNNIGQMRIYDPYSPTLQALEGSNIQLIVDVPNTDLQNLASDASAANDWVQNNIKAYSGVSFRYIAVGNEVIPGNSAQYVLPAMRNIYSALSSAGLQNQIKVSTAVATSVLGVSYPPSHGAFSSDALTYLSPIVQFLASNGAPLLVNVYPYFSYVDNQGSININYALFTSSGTVVTDGQYNYQNLFDAIVDAVYAALEKVGGSSVVIVVSESGWPSAGGTAASINNAQTYNQNLINHVGQGTPRRSGKALETYIFSMFNENQKPAGIEQNWGLFYPNEQPVYSINFS; this is encoded by the exons ATGGCAAGCCAGAGTTCATTTTCCATGGCTGCCATTGCACTACTCCTTGGAGTCCTCGCGGCATTCCCAACAa TTGCGCAATCAATTGGTGTCTGTTATGGAAGGCTTGGAAACAATCTACCCCAACCTAGTGATGTGGTGGCTCTCTACAAATCTAACAACATCGGACAAATGAGGATCTATGATCCATACTCACCAACTCTCCAAGCCCTCGAAGGATCCAACATTCAACTAATTGTAGACGTCCCTAATACCGATCTCCAAAATCTAGCCTCCGATGCTTCAGCAGCTAATGATTGGGTCCAAAACAACATAAAAGCTTATTCAGGTGTTTCATTTCGATATATTGCAGTGGGCAATGAAGTTATTCCTGGAAATTCAGCTCAATATGTGCTCCCTGCCATGAGAAACATCtattcagctctttcctcagccgGTCTACAAAACCAAATCAAAGTCTCAACTGCAGTCGCCACTTCAGTCCTTGGGGTATCATATCCTCCCTCACATGGGGCATTCTCTTCTGATGCACTGACATACTTGAGTCCAATAGTTCAATTTTTGGCCAGCAATGGAGCTCCACTCCTAGTAAATGTGTACCCCTACTTCAGTTATGTGGATAACCAAGGCTCAATCAACATCAATTATGCTTTGTTCACTTCCTCAGGAACTGTTGTAACAGACGGGCAATATAATTACCAGAATCTCTTCGATGCTATAGTTGATGCAGTTTATGCAGCATTAGAGAAGGTGGGAGGGTCTAGTGTGGTGATCGTAGTGTCGGAGAGTGGTTGGCCGTCAGCTGGTGGAACTGCAGCAAGCATCAACAATGCACAGACATACAATCAGAATTTGATTAATCATGTTGGCCAAGGGACTCCAAGGAGATCTGGAAAGGCTTTAGAGACTTATATATTTTCTATGTTCAATGAGAACCAAAAGCCAGCAGGGATAGAGCAAAATTGGGGGCTGTTCTACCCGAATGAGCAGCCTGTCTACTCAATAAACTTTAGTTAA